The Natrinema saccharevitans genome includes the window GTCCCGTCGCCGCCGACGACGGCGATGCCCCACTCGGACCCGCTCTGGTCCAGTGACCGCACCGCCGGACCGCTCCGAATGCCGGCCTCGACGGTTCGCCGCCACTGGACGGTCCCCCGCTCGTCGACGGCGTACAACTCGCCGCCGTCGGTCGCGACGTAGACGTAGTCAGTGTACTTCGCGAGCGAGTGCTCCGGGGTCCCCAGTAGCTCCTGTTCCCACAGGCGTTCGCCGGTTCCGGCGTCGAGTGCGTGCAGAGAGTTGCCGCCGGCCGTGAAGACGCGGCCGTTCTCCCCGTCGTCGGTGACCAGTAGCGACCCCCGTCCGATGGTCGCCTCGAACGTCTCGCTCCACTCGACCGCGCCGCTCTCGAGGTCGCGAGCGGTCACCGTGTCCACTTCCGGGACGTACGCCAGCCCCTCGTACACGGTCGGTGCCCCGCGGTAGGTGTTGGCCTCGTTGTTCGGGTCGATCGACCAGCGCCGGTCCCCGCTCGTCCGATCGAACGCGACCACGTCGGTTCCGATCGTCGCGAGGACGGTCCCGTCGACCACGACCGGGTCGGCGGTCGCGTGCGCCGACTCGAGATCGACGCGCCAGTCGACGGTAGGGTCCTCGCGCGGCGCGACGCCGTCGGGGATCGCTCTCGAGTTCCGCCGATCCGCGCCGCCCGTCGGCCACGCGTACGATTCGTCCGTCCCGGGATCGACCGACAGACCGCCGAGACAGCCCGCGGCGGTCGCGATACCGGTCGCACCGAGGGCGGCCATCACTTCGCGTCTGGAAGGCATTCGATGATTGTTGGCGAGGGTAGACGAATGTATTTTATGGAGCGGATGATCGAACGTTCCGCCCCGCCGCTCAGACCTCGCGCAAGCCGAGGCTGTACTCGAGGGCGGTGTCGACCTCGGCCATCCGGTCGTCCGGTACCGATCCGACGACGCCCGTGATCCGGTCGTCGATCGAGACGGTTCGAACCTGACTACAGAGCGCGACAGAGTCCTCGCGGAGGGCACACTCGTCGGCTGGAATCAGCACTTCGAAGGGATAACGCTCGCCCCTGTAGGACGTGGTGAAGGGGACGACGATCGTCGTCGGGGCGTTCTCGTTGCCCACGTCGTTCTGGACGACGAGACAGGGTCTGGTCCCCCGCTGTTCGGAGCCGCGCGTCGGATCGAGTTCGACGACGACGATGTCGCCGCGGCGGACGTGCATCGTCACTCCTCCCAGTCGGGTGCGTCGCCGAGGGAGGCGTTCGCTTCACGCGAGGCCCCGTCCATCTCGGCGGCGAGGGCGCGGTGGTGTTCGGCGCGGCGTCGATACCCCTCCGCGAGGTCCGCCCGCGACGTCGGTTTCTCGATGACGATCTTGTCGTCCTCCTCGCGGATCGTCACCTCGTCGCCGCCGTGGATATCGAACGCCTCTCGAAGCCGCTTCGGCAGCGTTACCTGCCCGCGATCGCCGACTTTCCGTGTTTCTGGCTCGCCCATACGTATTCATATCATATCCATACTCATAACGCTGCCGTCCGGACTGCGTGTCGCCGTTCGAAACCAGTCGTGACGGGATCTGCCGGCCGCTTCGTCCGCCGATGGTTCCGCCCCGAACGACCGCGGGCGAGGCGTCCCCGTCTCGAGGTCGTCTCCCTCCGTGACCGATGAGCGACCTCGAACGGGAGACGGCGTCGATCGCACTGCGGACGACTCTCAGCGTCGCTGACCATCACCGCTTAGTATAAGCCGGGAATACGGTTCCGTATGCGAACACCAGCACCCGAGCACCGGCCGGTCGCGCTGACGATCGCGGGCAGCGACTCCGGCGGCGGCGCGGGGATTCAGGCCGACCTCGCGACGATGGCCGCCCACGGCGTCTTCGGCACGTCGGCGATCACCGCCGTCACCGCCCAGCACACCCGCGGCGTCGAGTCCACGCACGTCCTGCCGGTCGAGGAGGTCGCGGCCCAGCTCGAGGCCGTCACCGACGACTTCGCGGTCGGCGCGGCCAAGACCGGGATGCTCGCGACGACCGCGGTCATCGAGGCCGTCGCGGAGCGCGCCCGGGACTTCGAGTTCCCGCTGGTCGTCGACCCCGTGATGGTCGCGACCTCGGGCGACCGCCTGCTCGAGCCGGCGGCCGAACGGGCCTACGAGGACCTGCTCGGCGCGGCGACGGTCGCGACGCCAAACGCCGACGAGGCCGAGGCCCTGACGGGGATCGCCGTCACCGACGACGAGACGGCCCGCGAGGCCGGCGAGGCGATCCTCGAGACGGGCGTCGACGCCGTCCTCGTGAAGGGAGGCCACGTCCCCGGCGAGCGGGTCCGGGACACGCTGGTCACCGCGGAGACGGTCCGGGCGTTCGAACACCCCCGCGTCGGGACCGACGCCACCCACGGCTCGGGCTGTGCGCTGGCCGCCGCGATCGCAGCCCGACTGGCGAAAGACGAACCGCTCGAGTCCGCCGTCGAGGGTGCGACGGACTTCCTCGCCCGCGCGGTGCGGTACGCCTACGACGTGGGCGAGGGCCACGGCGCGGTCAACCACATGGTCCCGCTGCGAAACGAGGCCGCCCGGGAGCCCACCGCCGAGGAAGTCCAGGCGGTCGTCGACCGGTTCGTCGCGGCCGACGTCTCCGCGCTGGTCCCCGAGGTGGGGATGAACGTCGCCGGCGCGACCCCCTACGCCGAGTCCGTCGCCGAGACCGCCGCCGTCGAGGGCCGCATTACGAACACGCTCTCGGGGATTCAACCCAACCGGGGCGTCCGGTTCGGGGCCTCGAGCCACGTGGCTCGCTTCCTGCTTTCCGCGCGGGAGTTCGTCCCCGATCTGCGATTCGCGGTCAACTGCCGGTTCGACGCCGATATCGAGGCCGCGCTCGAGGCCCTCGGGTGGCCGATCGCCGAATACGACCGCGGCGAACAGCCGGCCGAGATCAGGGACACGGAGGGGAGTACGATGGGCTGGGGGGCCCGGCGGGCCCTCGCGGATCGCGACGACCCACCCGTCGCCGTCGTCGACCGCGGCGAGGTCGGGAAGGAGGCGCTCGTGAAACTCGTCGCGGAAGACCCCGAGACGCTCGCCGACCGGACCCTGGCGCTCGAGCGCGAGGTGACCCGATGAGCCCTGCCGACGGCGACGCCGCCCTCGAGACCGGCATCGTCCTGCCCCAGTACGGCACCGGGATCGAGACGGTCCGGGAGACCGCACTCGCGGCCGAGCGGCTGGGCTACGCCGCGGTCTGGCTCGAGGACCACTTCCAGTCGTGGATCGGCGACCCGCGGCGGGCGACACAGGAGTGCTGGACGACCCTGAGCGCGGTCGCCGAGGCCACCGACGAGGTGCGACTGGGGACGCTCGTGACCAGCCAGTCCTACCGCCATCCCGCCCTGCTGGCGAAGATGGCGGCGCAGGTCGATCGGATCAGCGACGGCCGGCTCGAGCTGGGACTGGGCGGGGGCTGGTACGAGGCCGAGTACGACCGCTTCGGCTACGAGTTCCGGGAGCCACCCGCCGAACGGCTCCGCCGGCTGGCCGAGACGATAGAGATCGTACAGGGGCTCTGGCGAAACGAGAGCTACAGCCACGAGGGCCGCCATCTCGAGGTCGACCTCGAGGACGCCTTCTGCGAACCGCAGCCGGTTCAGGAGCCCCACCCACCGATCTGGATCGGGGGCGGCGGCGAGCAGTTCACGCTGCGCTACACTGCCGAACTGGCGGACGGCTGGAACTACGGCACCCTCGAGCCCGCGGGGTTTGCCGACAAGCTCGACGTGTTGCGGGAACACTGCGAGAGCGAGGCCCGGTACGACGCGATCCGCAAGTCCGCCGAGCTGTTCGTCTTCGTCGGCGAGACGACCGCGGCGGCCGAGGGAAAACGCGAGGCCTTCCGGGACGAGTTCCTGCCCGCGGACGGCCCGAGCGAGCCCCGCGAGTTCTTCCTGTCGGGCTACCTCGGGACGGCACCCACCGGGACGCCGGCCGAGGTCCGCGATCGGCTCGCCGACTACGCCGACGCCGGCATCGAGGAGGTCATGCTCGCGGTGCCGAACGCGGTCGACGGCGGGGACGAGAGTCTGGCGCTGCTGGCCGACGAACTCACCGACTGAGCGTCCGCCGGCATCCCGATACCCCGGATTCGACAGCAGAGCTATACGGCAGGCGTGAGACGCGTTCGGTATGAGCGATTCGTCGTCGGTCGGCGGGACCAACGTCGACGGGGAGTCACCGCAGCTCGAGCCGACGGTCGAGACCGACGAGGCGACGATCACCGACGACGCCGAACTCGAGCGGACGCTCGGGCTCACCGGCGGCCTCGCCATCGGGATCGGGACGATGATCGGGGCGGGCATCTTCGTCTTTCCGGGGCTGGCCGCCGGACAGGCGGGCCCCGCCGCGGCGGGCTCGTTCGCGATCGGCGCGCTCGTCGCGCTGCTGGTCGCGTTGCCCGCGTCCGAACTCGCGACGGCGATGCCGAAAAGCGGGGGCGGCTACTACTACATCTCCCGCGGTCTGGGGACGCTCGCCGGGACCGTCGTCGGACTGTCGCTGTGGTTCGGACTGGTGTTCGCGACGGCGTTTTACCTCGTCGGCTTCGGCTACTACGCCGTCGATACGCTCGCCGAACTCGGTGTCGCGGTCGGCGACGGGCTCGTCATCCCGCTTGCGCTGCTGTTCGGCGCGGGCTTTACCGTGTTGAACGTCACCGGGACGGAAAACGCGGCGAAGCTCCAGAACGGGATCGTCGCGTTACTGCTGTCGATCCTGGTCGTCTTCCTCGGATACGGCGGCCTCGACGCGATGGGGCTCATCGGCGATCCATCCGCGCCCGAACAGTTCGCGCCCTTCGGCACGATGCCGATACTGACGACGGCGGCGCTCGTGTTCACCTCGTATCTGGGCTTCGCACAGGTCGCGACCGTCGCCGGGGAGATGAAAGACCCCGGCCGGAACCTGCCGCTGGCGATGGTCGGCTCCGTCCTCGTCGTCGGCGTCCTCTACGTCGCGACGATCTTCGTCGCGACGAGCGCCTTCGGGAGCGAACGACTCGCGCAGTTCGGCGAGACGGCCATGGTCGAGGTCGGCCGCCACTACCTCGGCGCGGCCGGTGCCGTCGCGATCGTCTTCGGCGGGCTGCTCGCGACCATGTCGAGCGCGAACGCGTCGATCCTCAGCACGTCTCGAGCCATCTACGCCGTCTCGAAGGACGCCCTGTTGCCGCGACGGGCGAGCAATATCAACCTCCGCTATGGCACGCCCCACGTCGCGCTGGGGATGGCCGGAGGGCCGATCCTCGTGCTGGTCGCGACCGGTCGCGTGGAACTGCTCGCGGAGGTCGCCTCGTTCCTGCATCTGATCACGTACGGGCTGATCTGCGTGGCCCTGCTCGCACTGCGTCGCGACGAACCGGAGTGGTACGACCCCGATTTCCGGACTCCCGGTTACCCCGTCGTCCCGATCCTCGGCGCGCTCGCCAGCTTCGCCCTGATCGGCTTCATGCAACGCGCGTCACAGCTCATCGGCGTCGCGATCATGCTCGTGACCGCCGGGTGGTACGCCTACTACGCCCGCGACGTCACGCTCAGGGGGGCACTCCAATGACTCGAGTCCTCGTCCCGCTGGCGATCCTCGAGGGCGAGACGGTCCCGGCGGGACTGCCGACGCTGCTCGCGTCCACCGACGTGACGGTACTGGGCTATCACGTTCTGCCCGAGCAGACGCCGCCGGACCAGGCGCGACTCCAGTACGAGGACCGGGCGACCGCCGCCCTCGACGATCTCGTCGCCGAGTTCGAAGCGGCCGGCAGCGAGGCCGACCACCGCCTCGTGTTCACCCACGATCGGGAGCAGACGATCGACCGAGTCGCCGCGGAGACCGGAGCGGACGCTTACGCTATTCCGGGCGTGACCGGACCGGTCGATCGGCTTCTCGTGGCGCTCTCCGGCGATGTCGCCGTCGACCGCATTCGTTCGTTCGTCGCCGACTTGATCGCCGATCGGGAGATCGACGTCACGCTCTTTCTCGCGACCGACGACGAGCCCGGCGGCCGCGAATCCCTCGAGACGGCCGCCGAAGCCCTCGCCGCGGCCGGTATCGACGCCGAGACCGAACTTGCGGTCGGCGACGCGCCGTTCGAGGCACTCCTGGGCGCCACTGCGGACCACGACGCCGTCGTCATGGGCGAGCGGGCCCCGTCGCTGCGGTCGTTCCTCCTGGGCGAGGACGAAGAGCGGGTCGCCGCCGAGTCGGTCGGTCCGGTCCTCGTCGTTCGGAGTTCCGACGGCACGTGATCTCCGCGTGTCGGTGTACCCGCACGTTCGCTACTCCTCGTTTTCGCCGCCGGATTCCGGGTCCTCCGCCGTCGCCTCGAGGTACTCGCCGCGAATCACGAGGACCGGATCGACCGTCTCCCGCGCCAGTCGTTCGACGCGATCCCGGAAGACGAAACGGCGGATCGACGGTCGGCTCTCGCCGAGGACGAGGAGGTCGTGAGCCGCCGCGGCGTCGAGGATCGCCGCCGTGGGCGAGTCGTCGACGACGACCGTACGGTCGATCCGCTCGTCGTCGAGACCCGCGGTCACCAGTTCCGATCGCGCCGTCTGGAGCAGTTCCGCGCCCGCGTCTCGCTCCGCCTCGTCGGTCGCGACGTGAAAGAGGGTGACCGTGAGCGTCGTACCGGCGAGGACCGTACAGAGTAACCGGGCGATGTGTTCGACGTTGACGTCGCTCCGAATCGCGACGAGTACCGACTCGAGGACGGGTGCCGGGTTGCAGACCAGGACGGCGTCGCACGATTCCTCGACGGCGACGCGCTCGAACGTCTTCAGTCGGGAGTGGGTAAACGCCAGTCGCGACGCGACGTCGCAGCCGGCGTCCTCGAACACCGTCCGGCGCTCCGCGAGTTCGGCCCGCATGCGGTCACCGTACTGGTCGCGTGCCTGCTCCGTGCCGATCTGGTCGGGGAGTTCGCGATAGCCCAGCAGGACGACCGGGATCGACGCGAACGCGTCGACGAGCGTCCGCGGGACGCTCTCTCCCTCGAGGACGTCGACCGGGATCAACACGCGATGGTCGCGGTCTGACATTGCTGACGAGTCGTCCTCCCACGGGCAGCGTCATATATCCCGGCCTGGGACGGCTCCGTCTCGACGGGCGGCCGGGCGTTTTTGTAGCTCGGGGACTTAAACCAGTACCGTGACGGCGCGAGAAAACAGCGGGACGACGAACGGAGTCGATGCCGTGGCCGCGTTCGGCGAGGCGACCGGCGCGGCCGCTGGCGACGACACGGTCGGAACCGACCGGGGGATCGAGAAAGAGCGGCTACCGACCGAGACGCGCCCGGACGACCGCGAGCCGTCGGCGACGGCCGACCGCGATATCGCCGTCTCCGTCACCGGGCTGTCCAAGCGGTTCGGCGACGGCGAGACGGCGGTGATCGCCGTCGACGAGGTGAGCTTCGACATCGAGACCGGCTCGATCGTCGGCCTGCTGGGGCCCAACGGTGCCGGCAAGACGACGCTCATCAAGTCCATCCTCGGGATGGTCGTGCCGGACGCTGGCAGCGTCCGGATCCGCGACATCGACCTCCGGGAGCGACCGCGGGCGGCCTACGGCGCCGTCGACGCGATGCTCGAGGGGGCGCGAAACGACTACTGGCGGCTGACCGTCCGGGAGAACCTGCGGTACTTCGCCACGATCGGCGGCGTCGACCCGGACTCGGTCCGCGACCGCCACGACCGGCTGCTGGCCCAGCTCGACCTCGAGGCGAAAGCCGACGTTCCGGTCCGCGATCTCTCCCGGGGGATGAAACAGAAGGTGTCGCTGGCCAGCGTCCTCGCCGGCGGCGCCGAGGTCGTCTTCCTCGACGAGCCCACGCTCGGGCTCGACATCGAGAGTTCCCGGACGCTCCAGCGGGAACTGCGACGCCTCGCCGCGGAGGAGGACCTCACCGTCGTCCTCAGCAGCCACGACATGGACGTCGTCGAGACGGTCTGTGACCGCGTCCTCATCATGTCCGACGGGGCGATCGTCGCGGACGACACCGTCGACGCCTTGCTGTCCGACACGGACCGCCACTGCGTTCGGATCGCGAGCGCCGACATCGACGCCGCCCTCGTCTCGCGGCTGCGACGGCGCTTCGATTCGCTCGAGGCCGAGCGACGCGACGCCGGCCACCGGATCGAGGTCGTGACCGACAGCGACGGCCTCTACGAGCTGCTGGCGACGCTTCGCGGCGACGGCGTGACCCTCGAGCGCGTCCGGACGGTCGAGCCGGACCTCGAGGACGTCTTCGTCGAACTGACGAGCGGCGACCGAGGTGACCGATGAGCGCGGGAGCGGATCGGCGGGACGCGACCGACCGTCCGCGGCCGGCCGGCTACCGCCACCTCGCGCGGGCCGTCCTCTACCGCGAGTACCTGATCTTCGTCCGCTACCCGGCCAACGCCGTCGGCGGGCTCGTCATCTCGGTGTTCTTCTTCGGGCTGCTGTTCTACGGCGGCCGGGCGATCGCCGGGCAGGCGCTGACCGACTCCATCGAGGGACTCATCGTCGGCTACTTCCTGTGGTCGCTCTCGGTCGGGGCGTACTCCTCGATCTCGAACGACATCGGGAGCGAGGTCCAGTGGGGGACCCTCGAGCGCCACGTGATGTCGCCCTTTGGCTTCGCTCCCGTGGCGCTGTTGAAGGGCCTCGCCAAGATCGTCCGGTCGTTCGTTACCTCGTCTGTGCTCCTCGCTGTCATGTTGCTCATGACCGGGCGGAGCCTCGAGTTGAACCTCGGAACGATCGTCGTCGTCGCGACGCTCAGCATCGTCTCGGTACTGGGCCTCGGACTGGCCGCCGGCGGCGTGACCGTCCTCTACAAGCGGGTCGGCAACTGGCTCAACCTGCTCCAGTTCGGCTTTATCGTGCTGATCTCCGCGCCCGCGTTCGACCTCGGCTGGCTGCGGTTCCTCCCGCTCGCGCAGGGCAGCGCCCTCCTCCAGCGGACGATGATCGATAACGTTCGCCTCTGGGAGTTCCCGGCGGCCGATCTCGCGGTCCTGCTCGGAGTCGCCGTCGGGTACCTCGCGCTCGGCTACGCGGTCTTCCAGTACGCGACCCGCCGGGCGCGTCGGCTCGGCGTCCTCGGGGACTACTGACCCGCCTCCGGCCCACACCGGACCGACGGCGTCCGGAACCGCAGCCGCCGCCAGACTCTCCCCCGCGGGCCCCGTTCAGTTCCGTATGGCCCACGACAGGATCCACGCGCGCAAACCCACCCACGACCTCGAGCGGTGGTCCGTCGGGACGATCGCCGCCGTCTCCGAGCGGGACGGTCACGCCGTCTTCGAGGTGACGACCGCGGGCGGCGAGTCGATCGAACTCGTCGTGACGGTCGCGATCCGGGACCTCGTCCTCCGGCGACTCGACCTCGGGGCCGACGAGTCGCCGATCGGTGCCCGCGTCTGGTACCGCTCCCGGGGCGGCTGACGGCCGCGGACCGACACCTAGTTTTCGGTGGCGACGGTACCGCGAGGCATGGTCGAGAGTCCGTTCGACGTCGAGATCGAAGTGGGCGAAGTACTCGAGGCCGAACCGTTCCCCGAGGCCGAGAAGCCGGAGATGACCAAGCTGTGGATCGACCTCGGCGACGAGGAGATCCAGTCCGCGGCGCAGTTGGACCACCACCACGACGCCGCCGACCTCGAGGGCCGACAGGTACTCTGTGCGACGAATCTCGGCTCCGTGCGGATCGCGGGGTTCAAATCGGAGGCGCTGACCGTCGGCGTTCCGAGCGAGGAGGGGTATCCCGTGCTGGTCTCGCCCGACGAGGACGTGCCGCTTGGCGGGACGCTGTACTGATCTTGGGAAGAATCTAAGTAGCACCCACTGTAACCGTATGCGTGTGAACGGTGGGGACGGAAACTGACGACCGCGGACGGCTATATCTCTCGAAGGATCTCCGTGAGCGGCACGGAGAGCGTTTTCACGTCGTCGAATACAGCGACCACATCGAGCTGATCCCGATCGACGACGACCCGCTCGAGGGACTTCGAGAAGCCGTCGGCGATGCGTTCGACGACGAATCGATCGACGAACTGCGCGACGAAGCCCGGGAGTTGGCCCGCGAGGAGGCGGCGAACGATGTACGTCGAGACTGATTTCCTGCTAGCGCTTCTCAAGGACTCTGACTGGTTGCAGGCCGAGGCGAAAGCTGCCCTCGACGACCACGAGGTAGAAACGTCGATCCTCGCCTACGCCGAACTCTTTCTCCTCCTCGACGACTACGACGTCGATCGCGTTCGAGCGATTTCCAACCTCGTCGAACTCGTCCCGGTTCGACCAGAGGACCACTCACAGGCCGTTCTCAAGGCGGTCAAGTATCAGGACGAACACGGGATGACGAACTTCGACTCGCTTCACGCGGGGATGGTCGACACGCGGGAGACGCCAGTTCTCGGCAGCGAACGCGACTACGACGACCTCGAGATCGAGCGATCCCGCTCGAGCCGACCGACGACGGCTCCGAGTAGGGCCGCCGGTCCCGTCGCCGGCCGACCACGTTCACCGCGGATCCCGCAGGGTTTTTGCGG containing:
- a CDS encoding ABC transporter ATP-binding protein; the encoded protein is MTARENSGTTNGVDAVAAFGEATGAAAGDDTVGTDRGIEKERLPTETRPDDREPSATADRDIAVSVTGLSKRFGDGETAVIAVDEVSFDIETGSIVGLLGPNGAGKTTLIKSILGMVVPDAGSVRIRDIDLRERPRAAYGAVDAMLEGARNDYWRLTVRENLRYFATIGGVDPDSVRDRHDRLLAQLDLEAKADVPVRDLSRGMKQKVSLASVLAGGAEVVFLDEPTLGLDIESSRTLQRELRRLAAEEDLTVVLSSHDMDVVETVCDRVLIMSDGAIVADDTVDALLSDTDRHCVRIASADIDAALVSRLRRRFDSLEAERRDAGHRIEVVTDSDGLYELLATLRGDGVTLERVRTVEPDLEDVFVELTSGDRGDR
- a CDS encoding TIGR03560 family F420-dependent LLM class oxidoreductase, whose amino-acid sequence is MSPADGDAALETGIVLPQYGTGIETVRETALAAERLGYAAVWLEDHFQSWIGDPRRATQECWTTLSAVAEATDEVRLGTLVTSQSYRHPALLAKMAAQVDRISDGRLELGLGGGWYEAEYDRFGYEFREPPAERLRRLAETIEIVQGLWRNESYSHEGRHLEVDLEDAFCEPQPVQEPHPPIWIGGGGEQFTLRYTAELADGWNYGTLEPAGFADKLDVLREHCESEARYDAIRKSAELFVFVGETTAAAEGKREAFRDEFLPADGPSEPREFFLSGYLGTAPTGTPAEVRDRLADYADAGIEEVMLAVPNAVDGGDESLALLADELTD
- a CDS encoding AbrB/MazE/SpoVT family DNA-binding domain-containing protein, which produces MGEPETRKVGDRGQVTLPKRLREAFDIHGGDEVTIREEDDKIVIEKPTSRADLAEGYRRRAEHHRALAAEMDGASREANASLGDAPDWEE
- a CDS encoding universal stress protein translates to MSDRDHRVLIPVDVLEGESVPRTLVDAFASIPVVLLGYRELPDQIGTEQARDQYGDRMRAELAERRTVFEDAGCDVASRLAFTHSRLKTFERVAVEESCDAVLVCNPAPVLESVLVAIRSDVNVEHIARLLCTVLAGTTLTVTLFHVATDEAERDAGAELLQTARSELVTAGLDDERIDRTVVVDDSPTAAILDAAAAHDLLVLGESRPSIRRFVFRDRVERLARETVDPVLVIRGEYLEATAEDPESGGENEE
- a CDS encoding universal stress protein, with protein sequence MTRVLVPLAILEGETVPAGLPTLLASTDVTVLGYHVLPEQTPPDQARLQYEDRATAALDDLVAEFEAAGSEADHRLVFTHDREQTIDRVAAETGADAYAIPGVTGPVDRLLVALSGDVAVDRIRSFVADLIADREIDVTLFLATDDEPGGRESLETAAEALAAAGIDAETELAVGDAPFEALLGATADHDAVVMGERAPSLRSFLLGEDEERVAAESVGPVLVVRSSDGT
- a CDS encoding ABC transporter permease, whose translation is MSAGADRRDATDRPRPAGYRHLARAVLYREYLIFVRYPANAVGGLVISVFFFGLLFYGGRAIAGQALTDSIEGLIVGYFLWSLSVGAYSSISNDIGSEVQWGTLERHVMSPFGFAPVALLKGLAKIVRSFVTSSVLLAVMLLMTGRSLELNLGTIVVVATLSIVSVLGLGLAAGGVTVLYKRVGNWLNLLQFGFIVLISAPAFDLGWLRFLPLAQGSALLQRTMIDNVRLWEFPAADLAVLLGVAVGYLALGYAVFQYATRRARRLGVLGDY
- a CDS encoding DUF7861 family protein, with the translated sequence MAHDRIHARKPTHDLERWSVGTIAAVSERDGHAVFEVTTAGGESIELVVTVAIRDLVLRRLDLGADESPIGARVWYRSRGG
- a CDS encoding PQQ-binding-like beta-propeller repeat protein, whose product is MPSRREVMAALGATGIATAAGCLGGLSVDPGTDESYAWPTGGADRRNSRAIPDGVAPREDPTVDWRVDLESAHATADPVVVDGTVLATIGTDVVAFDRTSGDRRWSIDPNNEANTYRGAPTVYEGLAYVPEVDTVTARDLESGAVEWSETFEATIGRGSLLVTDDGENGRVFTAGGNSLHALDAGTGERLWEQELLGTPEHSLAKYTDYVYVATDGGELYAVDERGTVQWRRTVEAGIRSGPAVRSLDQSGSEWGIAVVGGDGTVVYFEPDGARAWETEIGGFGDDGIAIAHETLLARSGPRVFALNLADGSVRWRLDLGESAHNPPIVVGDTVYVGGDRLRAIDIEGGIGVRSYRTRHLRFEYEPTGAVGFVTAADSKLFVTTNVFGTETETAELIVLS
- a CDS encoding APC family permease, with protein sequence MSDSSSVGGTNVDGESPQLEPTVETDEATITDDAELERTLGLTGGLAIGIGTMIGAGIFVFPGLAAGQAGPAAAGSFAIGALVALLVALPASELATAMPKSGGGYYYISRGLGTLAGTVVGLSLWFGLVFATAFYLVGFGYYAVDTLAELGVAVGDGLVIPLALLFGAGFTVLNVTGTENAAKLQNGIVALLLSILVVFLGYGGLDAMGLIGDPSAPEQFAPFGTMPILTTAALVFTSYLGFAQVATVAGEMKDPGRNLPLAMVGSVLVVGVLYVATIFVATSAFGSERLAQFGETAMVEVGRHYLGAAGAVAIVFGGLLATMSSANASILSTSRAIYAVSKDALLPRRASNINLRYGTPHVALGMAGGPILVLVATGRVELLAEVASFLHLITYGLICVALLALRRDEPEWYDPDFRTPGYPVVPILGALASFALIGFMQRASQLIGVAIMLVTAGWYAYYARDVTLRGALQ
- the thiD gene encoding bifunctional hydroxymethylpyrimidine kinase/phosphomethylpyrimidine kinase, translating into MRTPAPEHRPVALTIAGSDSGGGAGIQADLATMAAHGVFGTSAITAVTAQHTRGVESTHVLPVEEVAAQLEAVTDDFAVGAAKTGMLATTAVIEAVAERARDFEFPLVVDPVMVATSGDRLLEPAAERAYEDLLGAATVATPNADEAEALTGIAVTDDETAREAGEAILETGVDAVLVKGGHVPGERVRDTLVTAETVRAFEHPRVGTDATHGSGCALAAAIAARLAKDEPLESAVEGATDFLARAVRYAYDVGEGHGAVNHMVPLRNEAAREPTAEEVQAVVDRFVAADVSALVPEVGMNVAGATPYAESVAETAAVEGRITNTLSGIQPNRGVRFGASSHVARFLLSAREFVPDLRFAVNCRFDADIEAALEALGWPIAEYDRGEQPAEIRDTEGSTMGWGARRALADRDDPPVAVVDRGEVGKEALVKLVAEDPETLADRTLALEREVTR
- a CDS encoding type II toxin-antitoxin system PemK/MazF family toxin: MHVRRGDIVVVELDPTRGSEQRGTRPCLVVQNDVGNENAPTTIVVPFTTSYRGERYPFEVLIPADECALREDSVALCSQVRTVSIDDRITGVVGSVPDDRMAEVDTALEYSLGLREV